Proteins encoded by one window of Lathyrus oleraceus cultivar Zhongwan6 chromosome 1, CAAS_Psat_ZW6_1.0, whole genome shotgun sequence:
- the LOC127076045 gene encoding sodium/hydrogen exchanger 6, with amino-acid sequence MGSENEISPADALKAPGKEQQAAGVGILLQIMMLVLSFVLGHVLRRKKIYIIPEASASLLIGLIVGVLANISDTETNIRAWFNFHEEFFFLFLLPPIIFQSGFSLAPKPFFSNFGAIVTFAIFGTFLASVVTGVLVYVGGLVFLMYRLPFVECLMFGALISATDPVTVLSIFQELGTDVNLYALVFGESVLNDAMAISLYRTMSLVRKNPSGQNFFMVVVRFLETFVGSMSAGVGVGFTSALLFKYAGLDVDNLQNLESCLFVLFPYFSYMLAEGLGLSGIVSILFTGIVMKHYAFSNLSRSSQRFVSAFFELISSLAETFIFIYMGFDIAMEQHSWSHVGFIFFSIIFIVVARAANVFSCAYLVNLVRPAHQQIPSKYQKALWYSGLRGAMAFALALQSVHDLPEGHGQTIFTATTAIVVLTVLLIGGSTGTMLEALDVVGGEDHSDSSLASVGPITNYEEENGYIAPSYDDESSSSGNKIKMKLKEFHKSAASFTALDRNYLTPFFTSNNGDEDEEAQPFTSRRSFTSSRSGFHGQSPYSSPSP; translated from the exons ATGGGCTCGGAGAATGAAATTTCTCCGGCCGATGCTCTTAAGGCTCCCGGCAAAGAACAACAAGCCGCCGGCGTCGGAATTCTTCTTCAGATCATGATGTTGGTCTTGTCCTTCGTTCTCGGTCACGTTCTCCGTCGCAAGAAGATTTACATTATTCCTGAAGCCAGTGCTTCTCTTCTCATAG GGTTAATTGTTGGTGTTTTAGCTAACATTTCAGATACTGAAACTAATATCAG GGCTTGGTTCAATTTTCATGAGGAGTTTTTTTTCCTGTTCCTGTTACCTCCGATCATATT TCAGTCTGGTTTCAGTCTTGCACCT AAACCCTTTTTCTCAAATTTTGGTGCAATTGTGACATTTGCTATATTTGGTACCTTTCTTGCTTCAGTTGTGACGGGTGTCTTGGT TTATGTTGGTGGGTTGGTCTTCCTTATGTATAGACTACCTTTTGTTGAGTGCCTGATGTTTGGCGCCCTTATATCAGCAACCGATCCTGTTACGGTTTTGTCCATATTTCAG GAGCTGGGCACTGATGTCAATCTATATGCTTTGGTTTTTGGAGAATCTGTTTTGAATGATGCA ATGGCAATTTCTCTGTACAG GACAATGTCATTGGTTAGAAAAAATCCATCTGGACAAAATTTCTTCATGGTGGTTGTTAGATTTTTGGAGACTTTTGTTGGGTCTATGTCTGCAG GTGTTGGAGTTGGGTTCACATCTGCTTTG CTATTTAAGTATGCAGGCTTGGATGTTGACAA CCTTCAGAATTTGGAGAGCTGTCTTTTTGTTCTCTTCCCATATTTCTC GTACATGCTGGCTGAAGGCCTTGGTCTGTCTGGTATTGTATCAATATTATTCACAGGAATT GTGATGAAGCACTATGCGTTTTCAAATTTGTCACGAAGTTCTCAAAGATTTGTCTCTGCTTTTTTTGAGTTGATATCATCATTAGCAGAAACATTTAT ATTTATATATATGGGCTTTGACATTGCTATGGAACAACATAGCTGGTCTCATGTTGGATTTATATTCTTCTCCATT ATATTCATTGTAGTTGCAAG AGCCGCAAATGTCTTTTCTTGTGCTTACCTGGTCAATCTTGTCAGACCTGCACATCAACAGATACCTTCAAAATACCAAAAAGCACTTTGGTATAGTG GACTTCGAGGGGCAATGGCCTTTGCCCTTGCTCTGCAATCAGTTCATGATCTTCCAGAAGGACATGGACAGACCATTTTCACTGCAACTACAGCAATAGTTGTTTTGACG GTATTGCTGATTGGTGGTTCAACAGGTACCATGCTGGAAGCTCTAGATGTCGTAGGTGGTGAAGATCACAGTGATAGCTCTTTGGCTTCAGTTGGTCCCATCACA AATTACGAGGAGGAGAATGGTTATATTGCTCCATCATATGATGATGAATCATCGTCATCTGGGAACAAAATAAAGATGAAGCTAAAAGAATTCCACAAGAG TGCTGCATCTTTTACGGCTTTAGATAGAAACTATCTTACCCCATTCTTTACAAGCAATAATGGAGACGAAGATGAAGAAG CCCAGCCTTTTACTTCCAGAAGATCTTTTACTTCTTCAAGATCAGGATTTCACGGCCAGAGCCCATATTCATCACCATCACCGTGA